From the Schistocerca piceifrons isolate TAMUIC-IGC-003096 chromosome 2, iqSchPice1.1, whole genome shotgun sequence genome, the window GCAGTTTGAAAAAGCTTCACTATTCACAGTACTACTTATTTTGGACAACAGTCCAGTGACAATGAAATTGCTACCTTTCCTTACACATAGTCTACACGTCTGTCAGCTGCTCATGTTCTTTCTCATCAGTGCATCGTGATTTATAATGAGAATATATGCTCCACCATTTTCCACCGAGGAAAGTAAATGATTCATTTTCATATTAAATGCCATCTTCACAGTTCAACTGCATCATCTACAGTTGTGGTATTTGAATGTATCAGCCTCCTACGAGCTGGACCTATCAACATATCAAATACATCCTCAGAAAATACGTAAAGGTTATTATAACTATTGCTCATCTGGTGACAGCAATATAACTTCAATTGTGGACGTGAAAGTGTCTAATGAGAAGTGGAAGCAGACGGGGAGAAGATCATGTGACAAAAGTAGGAGATAGTCTTTATATGGTGCAAGGATATGCACTGCAACTCTGGTGTCAGTGAAATGTGTTTATCGTCACAGCCATTGTCTGCATTTGTTTGCAGACATATGCCAAATCTTTAGCTGGGATAATTTGGAAAGCGTAACATTTTACAAGATTGTATTTCATCAAGCATTAATGTTTGACATTCACAACTGGTGCTTTATccagatgatttttttaaaaaaatgttgtatcaCACAAAATTGATATGCTGAAGTGACCAACAAAGTTATGTGATTGCCTTCTGTCTCAAAATTATTCTGTAACACACGCTAACTTTTAGAAGCTCAGTTTACATAATTTACAGCAACAGCACAAAAATTTCCTTCATTTTTAATCCTTTAACgataacagtaactgatctaagcACCAATGGAACAGTATGAAACATTCCTTCTAACAGACTTCAAATTAAATTGCACGTAGCAGCTGCTGGTGTAATGTAAGTTACTTTTGTACCAACACTTCAATTTTCAATCAATTCCGGGGAGTACACTTAAAAATAGGACTGGCATGTAATTACATAAAAAACACTGAAAAGTTCAATTGAGAATCTACAGTAtaacaaaaatttagtgttggtgCCTTGGGCTATTTTAGTTACATACTTCTCGTGTCAGATAACGTTATTTAGAAATGGTTTCacagaaaaacgaaaattgtatcaCATTTCTACAATAAAACCACTTTTAATTATTTCATACAAAAATGTGGTAAGTGTATGACATGAGACTTCTAGGAACAAACTGTACTCTCCTTAATATAGAAGTATATAAACTAAACAGTGTTAATAAGTAAACAATGTTTATAACAAAAAATAGGTCATGCAATTTTGTGGATCATAATTTAtattacataaaacaaaatattctacaaatgcaaatgtctcaTACACTGTTGCTTTCTCGCAACAAAATCAGAACTAACAAAACcatttttcttacaatttttaaaattctaaAACAAATGAGCTATGAAACAACAGTCTTTGCATGAAATTTCACTATGATTCTGGGTAATATATTTGCATGCAAGGCGAATTTCCTTACATGAATCACAGCAAACAGCACCTTCTTACATATTATGTCAGAACTGCAAACAAAGCCTAATAACACATTCTTAGCCAGTAAAGTTCATAATCGTAATCACTGACTGCTTTTCACCTACACACAGAGTGCAGGAAAGCAGTAAAAGAGAATACGGCTTGGCAGAATTCGTATCAATCTTAGTTGCTGTAGCTCATACATCAGATAAgttatctaacaacaagaaatgcTATTCAACTGCCAAATACTGTAAGATGTAAACGCCATTAAAACCTCTTCAAGAACTCTTCTGAACAAATTCGTGCACGTGCATTAACTGCAAGTTTCATTTCACTAATTTCTTTATCAATTTCTTCCATGAAATGTATGACAAAATCAACCAACTTATGCTTATACATCTGTTCTGTGTGAAAATTGGTGATAAGAAAACTTATATCATATCCTTCAACCGGTTTTCGTCTTAGCACAATAAAATTTTCTGCTCTCATCATCATGAATCTCATGAATTTGTGACACAATATGCGCTCTATCTCATCAGCTTGCTTAACAGCAATACTTATACGAACTGAATTGATTGATGTCTCAATAAGCaccttttctttttcattccgGCTTATAATTACTGGAGTCAGAAGAAGCTCCTTACTAGTTCTCACCTCCACCTCTGGTTTGTTATGTCTCTCCACAACCTGCGACGAAAA encodes:
- the LOC124776539 gene encoding actin-related protein 2/3 complex subunit 4 encodes the protein MAATLRPYLTAVRHTLTAAMCLDNFSSQVVERHNKPEVEVRTSKELLLTPVIISRNEKEKVLIETSINSVRISIAVKQADEIERILCHKFMRFMMMRAENFIVLRRKPVEGYDISFLITNFHTEQMYKHKLVDFVIHFMEEIDKEISEMKLAVNARARICSEEFLKRF